DNA from Gemmatimonadaceae bacterium:
CGGGTGCCGCGGCCAGCGCGCCGGTGAGCGTGCGCGCGCGTCCCGCGCCGACGATCATCGGGTCGGCCTTCACGATCTCGCCCTCGCCCGGTGTTTCGGACGGGCCGATGTCGAGCACCTCACCCTCCGGCACGTCCTCGGCGACGCCGAGCGCGTTGAAGCGGCGCTTCGTCTCGGGCGGCGGTGGCGGCGGCGCGGGCGGATCGTACATCAGCTGCACGCGCAGGAACCGCTCGGTGAAGGTGTGCTGGATGTCCGTCATGAGGTCCACGAACATCGTGTACGCCTCCTGCTTGTACTCCAGCAGCGGGTCCTTCTGGCCCCACGACCGGTACCCGATCGACCCGCGCAGCTGGTCGAGGTCGTACAGGTGGTCCTTCCACTTCTCGTCGAGGACGTTGAGCATCACGAGCGCAAGCACCTGGCCGGCGTGCTCGGCGAGCGTGTCCATCTTGGCGTGGAAGGCCTTCGTCCCCGCCACGCCGCCCTCGGTCTTGGCCTCGGTGATGCTCGACGGCCGCGTGCCGTCGGGCTCGAAGCACGGCACCGTCAGCAGGTAGTGCATCAGCAGGTCCTGCCGGACGAGATCGAGGTCCCACTCGAGCGAGTCGTCGAACGCCGCCAAGGTGGTCTCGATGCGGCGGCCCACGGCGGTCTCGACCATCTTGATGGCCTCGCCCTTGAGCTCCTCGCCGCCCTCGAGCGCGAACGCGCGGAGGTTGTAGATCACCTCGCGCTGCTGGTTCATGACGTCGTCGTAATCGAGCAGCCGCTTGCGGCTCTGGAAGTTCTGCAGTTCGACGCGCTTCTGGGCCTGCTCGATGGAGCGCGTGATGAGCGGATGCGTGAGCATCTCGCCCTCCTGCGCGCCGAGCCGGTCCATCAGCCGCGCGATGCGGTCCGAACCGAAGAGGCGCATCAGGTCGTCTTCGAGCGACAGGAAGAACTGCGACGCGCCCGGGTCGCCCTGGCGGCCGGCGCGGCCGCGGAGCTGGCGGTCAATGCGCCGCGACTCGTGCCGTTCGGAGCCGATGATGTGCAGGCCGCCGCACTCCGAGACGTCGATCTCCTTGCCGTCCGGGTCCTTGATGCGCGACGGCTTCGACGGGATCACGCCCTCGCCAAGCTTGATGTCGGTGCCGCGGCCGGCCATGTTCGTCGCGATCGTGACCCCGCCCGACTGGCCGGCCATCGCCACGATCTCGGCCTCGCGCTGGTGGTACTTGGCGTTCAGCACCTGGTGCTTGATGCCGGCGCGCTGGAACATGCGCGACAGCGTTTCCGACGCTTCCACGGAGGTCGTGCCGACGAGCACCGGGAAGCCGAGGTCGTGCAGGCGCCGCGTCTCCTCGACGATGGCGTTGTACTTCTCGCGGCGGGTCTTGTAGACGAGGTCGTGGCGGTCGTCACGGATGACCGGCCGGTTGGTCGGGATGACCGCGACCTCGAGCCGGTAGATCTGGAAGAATTCCGTCTCCTCCGTCTCGGCGGTGCCGGTCATGCCCGCCAGCTTCTCGTACATGCGGAAGTAGTTCTGGATGGTGATGGTGGCGAGCGTCTGCGTCTCGCCCTTCACCTGCACTCCTTCCTTGGCCTCGACCGCCTGGTGCAGTCCCTCGCTCCAGCGGCGCCCGTGCATCGTGCGGCCCGTGAACTCGTCGACGATGAGCACCTGCCCATCCTGCACGACGTAGTTCACGTCCTTCTCGTACAGCGAGTGCGCGCGCAGCAGCTGATGGATGATGTTCAGCTTCTCGCTCTTCAGCGCGTATTCGCCCTCGATCTGGCGGCGGGCCTCGAGCTTCTCCGCCCCCGTCATCTCGTGGCTGTGCTCGATGCGGTGGACCTCCGACGAGATGTCGGGGAGCACGAACTGGTCGTGGTCCGACGGACTCAGGAAGTCGACGCCGCGATCGGTGAGGTGCACGGTGTGGCCGCGCTCGTCGAGCACGAAGAGGAGATCGTCCTCGAGGTCGCGGAAGGCCTGCTTGGCCGACGGGAGCTTGCGGTCGGCGATGACCTCGAGCTCCTGCTTTTGCACGAGCATCTTGACGCCCTGTTCCTGCAGGGCCTTGAGCAGGCGCTTGTTCTTCGGGTTGCCGAGCTGCGCCTTGTAGAACGCGAGCCCGGCGCCCTGCAGGTCGCCGGCCTCCATCGCCTTCTCGCCGCGCGCCACGAGGTCGTTGGCCATCTCCGTCTGCCGCCGCACGAGGCGCATGACCGCCGCGTTGTGCTCCGCGTACTGCCCGTCGCTCTCGTTCCCCACCGGGCCGGAGATGATGAGCGGCGTGCGCGCCTCGTCGATCAGGACCGAGTCCACTTCGTCGACGATGGCGTAGACGTGCGGACGCTGCACCCGCTGCTCGGTGGCGACCACCATGTTGTCGCGCAGGTAGTCGAAGCCGAACTCGTTGTTGGTCCCGTACGTGATGTCGGCGTTGTACGCGGCCCGGCGTTCCGGCGTCCCCGGCTCGGTGTCGTCGAGGCAGGCGACGCTCAGGCCGAGATAAGTGAACAGGTGTCCCATCCACTGCGAGTCGCGCCGGGCGAGGTAGTTGTTCACCGTCACCAGGTGGGCGCCGCGCCCCGGCAGGGCGTTGAGGTAGAGCGGGAGCGTGGCCACCAGCGTCTTGCCTTCGCCGGTCGCCATCTCGGCGATCTTGCCCAGGTGCAGCTGGATGCCGCCGACGAGCTGCACCTCGTAGTGCACCATGTTCCAGTCGATTTCGCGGCCGGTGACCATGGCCTTCGTGCCCACGAGCCGCCGGGCGGCCTCGCGCACCGTGGCGAAGGCCTCGGGGAGGATTTCGTCGAGCGTGTCGCGCACGGACCGGCGGTACTGCCCCTCGAGGCCGCCGCGTCCATCGGCGCCGCTGAGTTCGTTGTCGATCGATTCGCGCTCGGCGGCATCGGCCGCCGTCTTCTTGCGCTCCTTCAGTGCGTCGATCCGGTGCGAGAGCTCCTGCGTGCGTTCCGTGATGATGCCGCGGAACTTGTCGGTCTGCGTCTTGAGCTCGTCCTCGGAGACGGACGCGAGCCGCCGCCCATGTTCCTCGATTTCCGCGAGGATTGGCCGGATGCGCTTGAGTTCCCGCTCATGTCGTGAGCCGAAGACCGTGCCCAGCAGCTTGTTGAACATGCAGTATCCTCTATCGGTACAGGCCATGCGCCGCGATGTACGCGGCCACGGCGTCAGGCACGAACCCACGAATGGAGCGTCCGGCCGCCACGCGCGCGCGGATCTCGGTGGCCGAGACGTCGACGCGCCACGTCGGCAGCGCCCGCACGCCGGTGGGGAGCGCCAACTCCTCCCCGCCCCGCGAGAGCACCACCACTTCTGCCAGCTCCCGAATGATCTCCGGTTCCCGCCACTTCGGCAGCAGGGCCGCCGCATCCATCCCAAGGAGCAGGAATAATGCCGCGTCCGGCTGTCGCGCCCGGCATGTCCGCAGCGTGTCCACCATGAACGAGACGCCGCCCCGCTCCAGTTCCAGCGCATCCACCCGGAACCGCGGGTCCCCCTGCACCGCCAGCCGCGTCATCGCCAGGCGATGCTCAGCCGGCGCCGAAGCGTCAGCCGCCTTCAGCGGCTGCTGCGCGGCCGGCACCCAGATCACCTGATCCAGCGTCAGCGACTCGACCGCATCGCCGGCCGCCAGCAGATGTCCCACGTGCGGCGGGTCAAACGTCCCGCCGAAAATGCCGATCCGCACGGTTCAGGGCGCCGGTTTGGCCGGCGCCGCCGTCGAGTCCTTGGCCGGCTTCATCCCGTCGCACGCCTTCGCGACGCCCGCGTCCTTCGGGTACAGCTCAAACAGCGTGGCGCAGACTTCGCGTGCGTCCTCGCGGTAGTTCATCGTCGGCGAGCGATACGCATTCACCATGCGGATCATCGCCTGCCGCGCCCGGTCGGTGTTGGGGTAGTTCTTGACGACGTCGCGGAAGTAGATGATGGCCGAATCGTAGGCCTTGCGGCGGAAGTAGGCGTCACCCGTGTCGAAGTCCTTGGTGGCGAACCACTCGTCGAGGCGCTTCAGCTCGGCGTCGGCCTTCGGCTTGAAGGGCGACTCCGGATACAGCGTGATGAGCAGGCGATACTGCACCTGCGCCAGCTGCCCGTATTGCGGGTCGAGCGCCGGACGGCGCCAGAGCCGCGAGTAGCTGCGCCCCGACTCGTACAGGGCGTCGTCCGCGAGCGAGTCGTCGGCAAAGTTCTCGGCGAGCTTGGTGTACTCCTGCGCCGCCAGCAGATGCTCGGAGCGCCCGGTGTGCGCCTTGGCGAGGTACCAGTGCGCGCGCGACAGCAGCGAGTCGCCGGCCGGCAGGTCGAGCGTCAGCTTCTCGAACCCCGTCACGGCGTCATCCCACTTCTTCTTGTGGAAGCGGTCGAGCGACGCGGTGTAGAGCTTCTCGCTGGTCGGATACTTGCGAAGACTGAACGCCGGCCGGCACGCCGGCAGCACGAGGGCCGCGGCAAGCAGGATGGCGGGGATGCGGAAACGGAGGGTCACGTCGGAAAGGTACCCGGAGAGGGGGCGATGGTTCGGCAGGTCAACGGCCGCGCGGCGCCATGCGCGGCGAGCCGGCCAGGGTGCGGAAGTAGTCGATGGTGCGCTGGACTCCGGTGCGGACGTCGATCTGCGGCGTCCACCCGAGCAGGGTCCGGGCGCGCGTGATGTCCGGCTTGCGCACCTTGGGGTCGTCCTCGGGGAGCGGTTCGTGCACGATGCGCGACGCGGAGCCCGTCAGCTCGACGACGATCTCGGCGAGCTGGCGCACCGTGTACTCGTCAGGGTTGCCGATGTTGCACGGATTGGCGTCACCCTTCAGGAAGAGCTGGTACAGCCCTTCCACCTCGTCCTCCACGTAACAGAACGAGCGGGTCTGCGAGCCATCGCCGTAGATGGTGATGGGCTCGCCATTGAGCGCCTGCACGATGAAGTTCGACACCACGCGGCCGTCGCGGGGACGCATGCGCGGCCCGTAGGTGTTGAAGATCCGCACGATGCGCGTATCGAGCCCGTGCGTGCGGTGATACGCCATGGTGATCGCCTCGGCGAAGCGCTTGGCCTCGTCGTAGACGCCGCGCGGGCCGATGGGATTCACGTTTCCCCAGTACGACTCGACCTGCGGATGGACGAGCGGGTCGCCGTACACCTCGCTGGTGGACGCCAGGAAGAACCGCGCCCCCTTGGCCTTGGCGATGCCCAGCGCGTTGTGCGTCCCCAGCGATCCCACCTTGAGCGTCTGGATCGGCAGCTCGAGATAATCGATGGGGCTCGCCGGCGAGGCGAAGTGCAGCACGCCGTCGAGCGGGCCGGCGACATACGTGAACTCGGAGATGTTGTGCCGCAGGAACGAGAAGCGGTCGTTCCCAATCAGGTGCGCGATGTTGTCGGGGTGGCCCGTGACGAAATTGTCGAGCCCCACCACCTCATGGCCGTCGCGCAGGAAACGGTCGCACAAGTGCGAGCCGAGAAAGCCCGCCGCGCCGGTGATGAGCACTCTCATGCGCGCTCCCGCCCGATGGAGCGATAGGTGAAGCCGAACTTCGCCATCTTCGCCGGATCGTACAGGTTGCGGCCGTCGATCAGCACCGGCGCCTTGAGCGTCGCGTGAATGCGCGCGAAATCCGGGAACCGGTATTCGTTCCAGTCGGTCACCACGACGAGCGCATCGGCGCCCTCGAGGGCGGCGTAGTTCGTCTCGGCGTAGGTGATCGTGTCGCCGAGTCGGCGCCGCGCCTCCGGCATCGCGGCCGGGTCGTGCGCGCAGACCGTGCCGCCCGACTTCAGGATGGCATCGATGAGCACCAGCGCCGGCGATTCGCGCATGTCGTCGGTGTTCGCCTTGAACGACAGCCCCCAGACGGCGATCCGCTTCCCCTGCAGCGAGCCGAGCGCCGCGGCGAGCTTGGCGCCGAGCACCGTCTTCTGGCGCGCATTCGCGGACTCGACGGCC
Protein-coding regions in this window:
- the secA gene encoding preprotein translocase subunit SecA; translated protein: MFNKLLGTVFGSRHERELKRIRPILAEIEEHGRRLASVSEDELKTQTDKFRGIITERTQELSHRIDALKERKKTAADAAERESIDNELSGADGRGGLEGQYRRSVRDTLDEILPEAFATVREAARRLVGTKAMVTGREIDWNMVHYEVQLVGGIQLHLGKIAEMATGEGKTLVATLPLYLNALPGRGAHLVTVNNYLARRDSQWMGHLFTYLGLSVACLDDTEPGTPERRAAYNADITYGTNNEFGFDYLRDNMVVATEQRVQRPHVYAIVDEVDSVLIDEARTPLIISGPVGNESDGQYAEHNAAVMRLVRRQTEMANDLVARGEKAMEAGDLQGAGLAFYKAQLGNPKNKRLLKALQEQGVKMLVQKQELEVIADRKLPSAKQAFRDLEDDLLFVLDERGHTVHLTDRGVDFLSPSDHDQFVLPDISSEVHRIEHSHEMTGAEKLEARRQIEGEYALKSEKLNIIHQLLRAHSLYEKDVNYVVQDGQVLIVDEFTGRTMHGRRWSEGLHQAVEAKEGVQVKGETQTLATITIQNYFRMYEKLAGMTGTAETEETEFFQIYRLEVAVIPTNRPVIRDDRHDLVYKTRREKYNAIVEETRRLHDLGFPVLVGTTSVEASETLSRMFQRAGIKHQVLNAKYHQREAEIVAMAGQSGGVTIATNMAGRGTDIKLGEGVIPSKPSRIKDPDGKEIDVSECGGLHIIGSERHESRRIDRQLRGRAGRQGDPGASQFFLSLEDDLMRLFGSDRIARLMDRLGAQEGEMLTHPLITRSIEQAQKRVELQNFQSRKRLLDYDDVMNQQREVIYNLRAFALEGGEELKGEAIKMVETAVGRRIETTLAAFDDSLEWDLDLVRQDLLMHYLLTVPCFEPDGTRPSSITEAKTEGGVAGTKAFHAKMDTLAEHAGQVLALVMLNVLDEKWKDHLYDLDQLRGSIGYRSWGQKDPLLEYKQEAYTMFVDLMTDIQHTFTERFLRVQLMYDPPAPPPPPPETKRRFNALGVAEDVPEGEVLDIGPSETPGEGEIVKADPMIVGAGRARTLTGALAAAPAGGTGVQDWSTVGRNDPCPCGSGKKFKKCHGASM
- the nadD gene encoding nicotinate-nucleotide adenylyltransferase, with the translated sequence MRIGIFGGTFDPPHVGHLLAAGDAVESLTLDQVIWVPAAQQPLKAADASAPAEHRLAMTRLAVQGDPRFRVDALELERGGVSFMVDTLRTCRARQPDAALFLLLGMDAAALLPKWREPEIIRELAEVVVLSRGGEELALPTGVRALPTWRVDVSATEIRARVAAGRSIRGFVPDAVAAYIAAHGLYR
- the bamD gene encoding outer membrane protein assembly factor BamD: MTLRFRIPAILLAAALVLPACRPAFSLRKYPTSEKLYTASLDRFHKKKWDDAVTGFEKLTLDLPAGDSLLSRAHWYLAKAHTGRSEHLLAAQEYTKLAENFADDSLADDALYESGRSYSRLWRRPALDPQYGQLAQVQYRLLITLYPESPFKPKADAELKRLDEWFATKDFDTGDAYFRRKAYDSAIIYFRDVVKNYPNTDRARQAMIRMVNAYRSPTMNYREDAREVCATLFELYPKDAGVAKACDGMKPAKDSTAAPAKPAP
- a CDS encoding UDP-glucuronic acid decarboxylase family protein, with amino-acid sequence MRVLITGAAGFLGSHLCDRFLRDGHEVVGLDNFVTGHPDNIAHLIGNDRFSFLRHNISEFTYVAGPLDGVLHFASPASPIDYLELPIQTLKVGSLGTHNALGIAKAKGARFFLASTSEVYGDPLVHPQVESYWGNVNPIGPRGVYDEAKRFAEAITMAYHRTHGLDTRIVRIFNTYGPRMRPRDGRVVSNFIVQALNGEPITIYGDGSQTRSFCYVEDEVEGLYQLFLKGDANPCNIGNPDEYTVRQLAEIVVELTGSASRIVHEPLPEDDPKVRKPDITRARTLLGWTPQIDVRTGVQRTIDYFRTLAGSPRMAPRGR